The Dickeya poaceiphila DNA window ACGCCCTTGGGGATTGGCGGTTATTCCAGATCGAGCGGGTCTTCGGACAGGATAATACCGGTATTGTCGGCATAGAGATGATCGCCGGAGAAGAACGTAACGCCGCCGAAGTTTACCCGAATATCGGTTTCGCCGATGCCTTCGCTGGCCGCACCTGCTGGTGTTGCCGCCATGGCCTGGATGCCGATGTCCAGTTCCGATAAGTCGTCCACCTGACGTACCGCGCCGTACACCACGATACCTTCCCACTCGTTTTGCGTCGCCAGACGAGCCAGTTCGGCATCAACCAGTGCCCGGCGTACCGAACCGCCGCCATCGACCAGCAATACGCGTCCGCTGCCGTTTTCTTCCAGCACGTCGAACAGTAAGCCGTTATCCTCAAAG harbors:
- the rraA gene encoding ribonuclease E activity regulator RraA; translated protein: MKYDTSELCDIYHEEVNVVEPLFSNFGGRSSFGGKIITVKCFEDNGLLFDVLEENGSGRVLLVDGGGSVRRALVDAELARLATQNEWEGIVVYGAVRQVDDLSELDIGIQAMAATPAGAASEGIGETDIRVNFGGVTFFSGDHLYADNTGIILSEDPLDLE